In Motacilla alba alba isolate MOTALB_02 chromosome 2, Motacilla_alba_V1.0_pri, whole genome shotgun sequence, the DNA window CCTGAAGTGGTCAGGTAGATGGACAAGGTGACTGTTTTCTGTCCCTTTCATCTGAATAATCTATTCTATTCTGCACTCATAATGAGTCAGATAACAACCAGACTGTTATTTGCCTGAAATACCAGGGATTTTTTTAGCTTTGAAAACACTTTCAAAAGAGATGTAACACAAGAGATATACTAGATACTCTGGCTCTTTCAGAATAGATGTTCACAAGCATTATTACAATGTGCAGGTGTAGCCAGGAGCAGGTTCATGCAATCTTCAATTTAGCTTGAAAAACCATCGTTTGAAGTCTGGCAAAGGAAAGTCAGAGAGCTACAGAACATTGCAAATCCCCTACATCTTGTGGAGAGCCATTTGCTGATGGGACTGTGTGGGGAAAACAGATTTCTGTCTCACTCATGCATCTCTTGTGGCAAAGAGTTAATGGCACAGTTTATATCCAACACAGTTGCTATGATCTCCACCTCTCCAGGCAAGTTTGCCCATGGAGTTTCTTGGAATATTCTGAATTATGGGCTGTTTATCTTCCTGATGAGTGTCTTGCACCCAGGctctgcagaaaatgaacatGCTGGTCTCTAAACATCACTTCTTCATAGGATGTATTTGTTTTGACCACACATCCTTCCTGAACCCTGCCATAATAATAACCCAAACAATGGAACTGGCTGGAGCCAAAAGCAGTGGTGCCAGGTGAACCCAGTTTCCTTCAAATCAGAGACCCAGACACCGTGTCAAGCCACAGATGTCAAGCTGTCTTGAAAATATGTAACTGATATTGTAAAAACACCCTAAAATTATCTAAAGTATTAACCTTTGCCAGAAACAGGAAAGTTGGTAACTGACTGATGCACAAAGAAGGCTCTTTCTAGGAAAAAGAACTCAGAAGTTTTAAGAATGTGATTTTCACTCTTATTtgataatgaatttttttctggctgaatttgtattttggctgtcaaaaacccaaaccccagacATCCTCACACCCAGTTTatacttattttttcctctgtttttaaattattttggtttttaaaaagcacaataaCTATGCCAATAGAACAGTAATAACGTCATGTATCACTTTGGATGCAAAAACTCAAGTAATGTGGCAGTATGAATTCAGGCCAAGCAGTGCCTGCTTCCTGAATAACAAGAATAAGGATCAGTAATAGTCACATGCAAAAGAATTGTGTGGTTTTTCCAAAAGTGTGACACATCTCAATGACAAACACACCTTTTTTGCCTCCCTAAACTTGTTCCACCACTGAGTTGCTTGGCCAGGGATGTATGAAAAGCACTCCTGTGCCTGCCTGGTGCTTGTGTTGCCCACATGGAGTGCTGAAAAGTGGCAGCTCCTCATGGGGCTGCAAGCCTGGAACCCTTCCAAGCACAGGCTGTTTTGCACAGGCAAGACCCCCTGGAGAAATGGAGCcaagggaagggcagagctcgCTCCCACTGCAAACTTGTGATGGGCAAGAGAGATGGGGCATGATTGTTGCTTTGGAAGTGcaagggaggagaaatgttGTTGCTGGTAGTGCTGAGATGGGAAGGAAAGTGGCTGGCCAAGTCACTATCCAACACTAAAAGGGAAGTGGTGCTTTTTAATGGTCCTCACGTGCCTGTAAGACAGCTGCCAAGAagaatttaagatttttttgtgcACCCACTTGAAACCATCTGGGAATGTTGGTGTGATGAAATGACTGATTATGTCAGTCAGGTACAAAGGAACTTTTCACATAGCTTCTctcattaattaaaataaaacaatcttTAGCACATACTTGGTGATtaatcagtttgcagagctgttgcAATGAGTGCAAAAAGCTGCCAAGCTATGTCTGTTCAGTTAAAGAATCACAACATTTTGATGCCAGCTTCGTGTGGTGAGAGAGGCCCTGCCATGTGTCCAAACATGGATCTGATGGATCAGCAGGCAGAGCAAGACTAGGGGCAAATTCCTTTACTGTGAGTATCCCCTCTCTAGAGGGTCTTTAGGCAAAAAAGTCTGTCAGTAGTAAGGATTTCAGAGTACATGGGATTTATAAGCTGAATCTGATGTTTTGAGTCATGCTTGAAAACAAACTGGTAAACAACGCATTTTAAAAccatgcttttttctttgcaaagggCCCCACAAGGCAAATGGATGCTGAACTAGCACATTCTGACACAGTTAGCTCTGGCTGTACTAATTGCATTGCCATACCGTGCTGTATCTAGCAATAATCCAAACTGGAAGTAACAACTTCCTGTATCATTTGCACTGAGTTccacatcaaaataaaataaatactttagCCAatgcagatggattttttttttttttttgagtttcagGTGAtacttacctttttttttttttttttttttttcttttttaatttgaaatataaCCATTGATGGCCTGATGTGAGGTTTGTGTCTCATCCCAAACATTTTCCTATGGGCTGCTGTTACATAGCAGGGCAGTTTAGTGTGAGGGTTTTTGGTACAAAGCAAGTGATGTTTACAGCACTGGAGTGCAGCAATCCTGCTCATACCCTCGGGTTCAGGTGCCCAAAGTTCACTGCAGTGCTCAAGGCACCTGACCAAACACACAGCACTTATGTCTCCCTCCTCTAGAGCCCTTTGCCAGCCGTGTTTCAGGCAGCTGCTGCGGAAACAAAGGAGGAAGATACAAAGGTGCATTGTGCTTGTCCACCCTTGCCTGGTGCTTTGAATTCCCTAAAGGCTGTTCTGTGTGACTTGACCTAGACATTGACCCTCCCTGGCTGGCATTTGTCTTCCTCAGCTGTGATGTGTGTGCTCTGGCAGCTCCCCACACCACCTTTACTGTTCCCCTGTGTCCTTGTATCCTCCCTTGTGTTTGCTTAGTGGTGTGTTACAGACACCCTGTTGAGCTTTGACTGACTCTGTACTTGCAGCTTTGGAGTTGAAACGCTGTTGAAAGACAGGAGTGGGAAGAATTCCTCTATCTCTTGCCGTTTACTTAAAGATAATCCACCTAGGAAGAGGCAAAGCTTTGTTATTGAATTTCAAAAAGCTATTCCCCCAGCGTTGCAAAAACTTGTCCGATGTGGTTTGTACTGCAGGATGCATAGCTTAATCATCCGAGCATTTTGCATAAAACTaaattttttgtgtttccatGAAACTTTTGTGACCTTCTTAGTCTGCCCTTCCTAGAAGCCTTAATTGGACAAATGTTCTCATGGAGGATTTAAGTGAATCATGCATCAACCTGCTCCAGTTTTGTAGAAAATTCTGTCTGGAAATTCTTTCAAAAGCCTTGTAGTCAGAAGAGACTTAGGGTAATTGCATTACCTTTAACCACTAGTTacacacactttttttcatGGAGGAACTGTCTGGCACTGTAAGTTGCTATTGCAGCTGAATTTACAGAGCAAATAGCAGTTTATATGCTTTATAGGATGATTATTACACTATTCAGGGATTTTAATGGacttttcatcttttgtttttgtCAGATCTGGATGTGCTATTAACTAACACTGCTATTTTTAAGGACTTGTATGTGGAAATTCCTTTGTCTTCCTATTTATTGAAAGCATTTAAATCAGTATTGAAAACCTTAGCTATGCATAGCATCATGCTTTTTATTCATTCTATTCAATGATCTCACTCTAACAGCATGGAGAAATGACCCTTTAAATCTAGACAGTGCTCGCTTACTTCAAATGGCTTAATTGAACATTAATTCTCTTGCTTCACAAGTCCTCTGAGAGATGAAGAAGAGCTTGATACTGTGCTAGAAACAATTTCTAGGGCCTACTTGCCTAATTCTCTTAGTCATTAGTTTAGCAAAAAGAGAACTGACATTGTAATATGAAAATACCTCTTGGAATTGTGGGGGTTTGTTGACTaatgtggtttggtttgtttgtttgtttagaaaTTCTTCCTGTATGGATCAGCCTTCTAGTGATGGTGAAACTGGGAGAAGACCACTCTAAGCAAACACAGGATGATTCGGGTCCCAGCTGATGCAGAAAATGCTCACAGTAGCAGTGTGGAATCTTGTCCTTCCTTGCGGGATGTCCACTCCATCAACCCAACACAGCTGATGGCAAGAATTGAGTCATATgaaggcagggagaagaaaggcaTATCAGATGTCAGAAGgactttctgtttgtttgttacATTTGATCTCTTATTCATAACTTTACTGTGGATAATAGAATTAAATGTGAGTTGTCTTTTCAGTACCTACCCTTAGACGGTATATTAAGGTTTTATTCACTTCAGAGATGGTTGATAAGTTGCTCCTTTCtatccaaaaatatttgtatctaTTTAAGTTTAAGCAGCTTATTTAAGCTTCCATGAACACAGTACCTGCTCAACTGcatctgcttttatttgttaAGATATATGTTTATTATGAAACCTTTTGATGTTCCTGTAGTCTGTGAACcatgctgaaaaaaacattGGAAATCCAAAGTGTAGTCTTCCgtcatcaaaaccaaaaatgttaCTGTACATCTTTGAATTTAGCAAGAAGTGTGAATTTTGACAGGATTCAAGACTCTGCCTTCTGAGTAACTTTAAGTCAGTGATATTTCACTGAGGTGTTAGTCCCTGGAAAGATTTCTGATGGCcaaaacttttcttctgttgtattttctttgaTGTAAACTTGGTGTCTTATACATTATGGATGGCAGGGTGCATTTAAACAACATAAACTCCCACAGTTGCCACCTTTTAACTCCAGCATTTGTAATCTGGAAAATGAGGCTGTTCTaaaatttccagaaagaaacaggatagctcattttttgttatttcataaGTAGCATCCTAGTTCTTGAGCTGGGTTTTAAGCTATATACTAGTTTGCATTTAAGAAAGGACACACTAGGGACCAATCCCTTTTCTAGAAAGAAAGATCttgagtaaatatttttaatcagcaTTTCTTTACTAGATATATAACCTTGGTTATTGATTTACATTATGAAGCTTCAGGAGCTGACTATTCAGTAGCTCATTGATACAGTGAAAAATACtctttctgctttaatttgagaaaaaatttTGCTTACTTGAATGATGTAATTTTAAGACTAcactttctgtttctctctagGTGGAGAAATGGTTGTAGCACAGTGTTCTGATACAGTTCTTTTTTTAGGCCAGTGTTTCAACAGCTTGTACAACTAAGAAGAACAGAGTTGGTTTATATCTCTTGTTGAGGTTTCAGAGTACAGATTTTCACGAGTGCTCTCAGAATATTGAAGATTCTGAATAGAAAATGCTACCAACTCATGATATCATGGTGTTTCATTTTGAATGCTACAGTATCAAGGGACCTCAAGATCACAGcagttttctttgtaaaaagctgtattttcaggACAACATATTATGAACTGGTGTCCTGTACTGCCGCATGTCAGCAAGAATAAAAAACAGGTTTTTGTCATTAGAAGTCAATGAGATTAGAAGCTAAAATTTGATATCTGGGATCTGGCACATGCTTAGgttttttgttccatttttctttGAGTTGCTTTCTTTGCTGAGAAGTCAAATAGCATTGTGTTAGGACCCTGTGTTATTGGTGCATAAGTAATGGGTCCAAATTGCTATGAGAATTCCTGTAAACATTGTTTTCACTTTGCTGCTGTTACCCAGTTTCCTTGGGTGTAGCACAGTTTATTGTTAAATTCTTCGGGGAGTAGATCCATAGCATTTTGAGCAAAAATCAAGGCTTCCATGGTTCTCTGTTTATCCTTATTTTAACGTGGTGCTCACACAGCCACATAGTAATGAACAGCGTGGAGTGAGGGAAGCTGATCTTCCttatttgtgctggaaacagaaaatcacACACTTGATGCAGTAGAGCAACCAAgggaaaactgtattttgaaagTGACCATTTGTTAGGTAGCCAtagaggggagggagagaagaagaaataggAGAAATTCAGAGCTGGAGTGACTAGTCTCAGGAAAACACTGTCCAGCAGTGTAGTTGGAAAAGTGTGGAAGTGGGTAGACTACATTGCTTTGAGATAGTGAGCATATGTTGTTGGTGTGCTTTGGTAGCtcctttccttaaaaatatgaCAGTAGTCAAACTCAATATTAAAGCCTTCTGTTGGTGTTGTTCTACATAACTATTTCATGCAGTGCTTAATTACagaatttcatattaaaaacagTAGGAGATGGACAATGAGGTTTTTCATTTCCAACTAAGATAGATACTTCTTTTCATTCTCTGAGCCAATACaccttaaattattttattacaagGCCAGTTTGAAAAGTAGAATCCTTCCACTGGAAAGAAACATGGTGGCtaaggaaaatgtaattttgaatCTCATCAGCTAATGGAAGAATTAAACTTGAATGTTAGTTATTGATGTAAGATTATTCTAATAGTTGCAGCTTCTGCTTTATTTACTGTGGATCTTTTGGCTCAGCTCTCTTAACAAATTGTGTGAGGGCTGATAAGGAGGAAATCTGAAGTATGaattcagtttctgttttgtttcctatgTGAAACATGTGACTAACTAGAACTGGGTTATGGTTGGCTTTTTGATCAGCTGTTTTGATGCTCCTTATTAGAGGTAAAACACTTTATGTAACAGTCCTTAACATTTAATCATTTATTCCTCCCTCAGTaacttgtttgcttttattttgggaCAGCCTGAAATGTTGCTTGCCTAGGCCAGATCATAATCCTAAATGTTTTCACTTCAAAAAGTCTATGTaatcttgaaaacaaaaaaacaacagtagTCTTGACCGTATCATTCTTGGCAGGCAGCTCTTCTGTATCTAGTTTAATGATCTTTTTGTAAATCAGCAGGGAATTAATGTTTTTGCTCTTcatatttgtgtgtattttgttttctgaagctATGTGTGTTGTTGTTCCTTTGTAGGTAAAAGGAGGCATTGAGACTACTTTAGAGAAAGAAGTCCTACATTATGACTACTCTTCTTCATATTTTGATATATTTGTAAgtgttcttaaaaaaagaaaaaggggcaGCAAAAGCATAGTTTTCCCTATTCCACAGATGTTTCCTAGTTTGAGTCTTGTGAAAGCATTGATCTTCTCTTGATAAATTAAACTGGAAGGGCCAAGATTCACCCATTTAGGGGGGTAGCCCAatcctgctgtggcagcaggctCATGGAGCCTGTGGATAGAAATGCTTAGGGCCAATCTATTTGCATCTTTAGCTTTGGGGTGTGTGTAATACCAGATGGAAATCCCAGTCAAGAATGTGACTTTGATGTGATGTAAGGTTGTTCATTAAGAGGACAAGACCCATAGCCCTCCACTCTGAAATCATTTTGCTTAAACCgacatttttgtctttcatttggCATAAGATGGTTGCAATGAGGAGAGGTTTGTGCCCAGGGTGGCCTGCATAGGGCAGGTTTTTCAGAGTTCTGTGTTTTAACTCAAACAGTAAAAAGAGATGATGTGATGATGCTCTCTTACTATGTATAAGTACCTTAGGCACGTAAGAGGAACTCTATTGCATTAGGAAACTTCTTCCTTTAAGCAAAGCTGTAGCTCTCTAGCTGCAATGCATTTTGCACTGCATGGCCCaagtaaaagctttttcttttcagttcttctaAAGGGCAAGATTGTTAATTCTGCCAGATCTTTCTTTACCTTGCAGAGATGACTTGGTTTGGTATCAGTCATTTTTGTACTGATGACCATATCCAGAATCTCTCTTTCAAACTGGTGTAAAACCCCATACTTACTTCTACATTGGACATTTGCTGTGTCAAATGAGCTTACATACTAGATTGAAAAAATTTATAAGCTAGCAAACTAtgctccttctcccttttccattGTTTTGCTGGGAGGGTCTCTTTACCATGctgcagaaggcaaaaaatGTTATCTGTAAACGTTGATGCTCTGGAAATTACTTTATCCTGTAGGTGAACCAAGTGTTAAGGACATGTAATGCAAAATAATAGACTTTTATTCCCTGGGAAGGGACTAGAACtttaaattttgcaaaattgTGGGTTTTTACAGGATTTCCTCCGTTTCCACTACATATTTGCATAAGATTAAATGGGTTTATCATACCTCTGGTCATGGCTGTCTTTGATTTCTCTTCATTGTTAAGCATTTATTTCACACTTTGTCTCCAACTTGTTTTAAAGATGTGTTCAGAATCGAAAATCTACtgtcaaaaaataaacagggaaaTTGAAGCTCAGGGTTCCTGATTCAGAGATCTTGTCTGTCTGctattgatttaattttctggtCTACAAATACCATaactttcctttctctgctgccaAATAGAATGACTTGCTGTTGTGGGCAGCTACATAAAGAATAATTGATTGTTGCAATGTTAAAATTTCACGAAGTACTAGAACTATAGTAGCACACTGCTAAGATCAGTGAGATGTGCAAGGTATTTGCTGGATGAACTGCATCCAGCTGTTAATCTGGATTAACATAACTATGTAGATTCCAGTCGGTAAAGTGATCATGAAGACACTTTGTATAGCTTTCTTATGTTTCTAACTTACTAGGAAAATGGTACATGCTTGCATATTTGAGCCTGTCTAGGCAGATGGATGTTGCCATTTGCTTTACAAATGGGAAATCGccttctatttctgttttataagGACATTTCAAATTTGTTTCTTGGTAACAGAACTTCAACTGTCCTAAGTTTCTTTGTAAGTAGTTAGTATTTTCGGTGAGCTGAGACTATTGTGGTTCTTCTGTGTTCTGAATTAACCAAcccatattttttcctctctctatAGCTACTGGCAGTCTTTCGGTTTAAGGTGTTAATACTTGCATATGCAATGTGCAGACTGCGCCATTGGTGGGCAATAGCTGTGAGTAGTGGCCAAGCATAATGGAGTTTTTCCTAGAATGGATCAAGCAGACAAAATTTTAGATGCCTCTTAATGCTTGTGTATTAAGAATCATCTTGatggtatatatatatataaatttgtTGCACagtaacaaattaaaaacttgttttctgGAAGATTTTCAGCCTAAAGGCAAGAATTTAATAGAACTGCGGGTGTGGATCTTATTAGGTATCATGTTAATACAAATtgaaggtttatttttaatccagTATGGCTAACTGCTTGTTACCTCTGAGACTTGTTAATCAATGTTggaaatatatttgcatttgtgATAGTGAACCTCCTTCAAAAACAAGAATTTGCATTATTGTGCCAGACATCCAAGTGTCCATTAAGTCAGattcttactttaaaaagttGTAGGTGCCACCCATTGAACACTAGCACCTGTATTGCTTCATGCTCCAATACAAAAGGTTAAATATGCATCCCTTCTTAAAAAGGAAGTTCTTAAGAACTGTAGGCAACCACAGAGGATTGGAGCCAATATCTTTAATGCAGCTGTATGGTGTGGATGACAAAGAATGCAAACTTAGGTGAAAATTTCATGCTTCCACCAGTCAATACTATAGGTTGTAACAAAACAGGTGTATTGCTGGCTTAGTGCTTTGtaaatcagacttttttttcctttacactGTGGTAGGCGCATGTAGAACATGTTCATGTGTAACTTTCTTCAAGTGAGTAGCATGCAGTTTGCTTAGTACTCTGAGACAACTTGCCATGATTTTTATAGGTTGTGTTACTAGCATGGCACAGTCACATACGTAGTGGCAGCCACTGCTCTGATTGTGCTTATGTTTAAATACATGCCTCTTAAAAGTCCTTGCTCTTAGTTGTGTAGCTTTAGAGTATTTCTTAATCCTGCAACTTGATGCCTGTTGTGAGGTGGTGAGAATGAACCCACTCTCATAATTTTAGATACATAAAGCTTCGCTGAAGATTTTGCCAAAGCCTTGAATCTTAACATCCCACCTATGATTAACAGAAGGTGgttctgctgttttttaaagaattgcTGGACCCAAATGCACTAGAACATATAGAGACTTTGCTTATGTGAACAGTACTTGTTCACTGCTTTttcagattttggggtttttaaggtATTTTATCCAgcatgctgattttttaaaatatatcaggGAGTATCAAGTcttcaaaaaatttttttcaaaatgccacttcatgaattaaaatatttattccaattTATTCCCACAAagatgttttgttgtttgaatATTTTGATATTGGATAATTCTATTTGAATGGTAGTGAAAGGCATTTGGAACaactgctgtttgcttttttcccaaatacataaatagttggggtttttttaagggacTTGATGAATAATCTACACTATCTTCACTATACAGTAAGATCACAATTTACATGCTCAGGCAGTTTTGATTCTACAAAATGCTATGTGGAAATCAATGTTTGGAGGTGTTTGCATTAAAAGTTACCTTTTATAAGGTTATTTTAATAACACTTTAGGTTCATTGTATCATGCTTGTTACAGTTTATTAATCTATGTGATCTTCCTGTTgtcagtaaatatttaaagttgCAATTAATAGATAATGGCAGAAATAAGAAGCTAAATCCATTCATTAGTTTATCTGTTCTGTCTCTTTCAGTTTACAACAGCAGTGACCAGTGCCTTTTTATTAGCAAAAGTAATTATTTCACAGGTATATATTCTAATCAAAcgtttgttttactttgttttcttaaaagcaaGATTCTTTAGAGtaatttttgtaatgttttctttctttctagcTGTTCTCACAGGGTGCTTTTGGCTATGTGCTGCCCATCATATCATTCATACTTGCCTGGATTGAAACTTGGTTCCTGGACTTTAAAGTGTTACCACAAGAAGCCGAAGAAGAAAATAGTAAGCTTGTGTTATTTCCCTTCAATCACTGCAGTTGGCAACACTTGATCCCATGTTAACTGGCAGAGGAATGCTTCTTTCAGCTTCTCAAAATTTGAAGAGctgtggaaaaaattaaatcaaatggcatgatttttcctctttgggAAAGGGGAACATATGCCTTCAAAGAAGTGAGGTGTTATTTAATTTAGAAAGGCAAAGCTTAAAGTCAGAAGGGCCAGATGAGCAGTTTGGCAAGCACTTGGGAATGTGTTTAATTTTGTATGCTTTAGGTATGAAAATGTAACAAAGTTGGGCTtgtaaaactttattttctggatAATGCATAAAGTGTCTGGCTCCTCTTTTAGGAAGAGTAGACACAATAACTAATTCAATGTCACTAACTCTTCTTTTGAGGTGGAAAGGGGAAAGCAAAGAAGTGTTGTGGAGAGTCTGTTTCATGCACAGGCAGAATGAGACCAGAACAAGTATGAATTTCAGCCTGTGAGATGAGGCACCAGGTCATCTGACACTCAATATATTCAACTAAATGGAGGAAATCCACTGTTTCAGTTGAAAGAGAATACTGCTTGAGTGGTGAGGGAAAGAACTCACAGATGCTTGTGAGTTTCAATAGCAGAGGAGTAATTATACAGCCAACCTGTTATTTATGCATCATTACCTGAAATACAGTCTGAAATTCTGTTGGAAAGGCATGTTTATCTGTTAGGTAAATCAAAAAACTTTACGTGGGCATGGATGCCTCCATTTTTATGTGCTCTGACTGCAGTCTTTCTGCTCTGatcccttccccttttttcacTGGTCTGAGAAAGAAGTTGGTTGAATGAGAGCAGTGGGGTTtacctggagaaaaagaaatttagagtAACTTTTTTTTATCTTATAAGGGGATGAGGAAATACAGCTGCATCACAGTGTTATCTAAATAAGATAAGAAATCTAACCAGTTTGGAgacttttgcattttttcatattGAATATTCTCAGACAAAATATTCCATACGTacacatgcaaatatttcatGAAAGTTGCAGAAACTGAATATGTTGAGACAGATAGGTGAAAGCAAGCCATTAGTGAAGGGTCATAGtggcaaagagagaaaataatttacttggTTTTGCATGGCACCTCActaatcattaaaaat includes these proteins:
- the STARD3NL gene encoding STARD3 N-terminal-like protein isoform X1 codes for the protein MIRVPADAENAHSSSVESCPSLRDVHSINPTQLMARIESYEGREKKGISDVRRTFCLFVTFDLLFITLLWIIELNVKGGIETTLEKEVLHYDYSSSYFDIFLLAVFRFKVLILAYAMCRLRHWWAIAFTTAVTSAFLLAKVIISQLFSQGAFGYVLPIISFILAWIETWFLDFKVLPQEAEEENRFLIAQDASERAALLHPGVLSDGQFYSPPESVAGSDEDSEEKQDSEKPIV
- the STARD3NL gene encoding STARD3 N-terminal-like protein isoform X4, whose translation is MIRVPADAENAHSSSVESCPSLRDVHSINPTQLMARIESYEGREKKGISDVRRTFCLFVTFDLLFITLLWIIELNVKGGIETTLEKEVLHYDYSSSYFDIFLFSQGAFGYVLPIISFILAWIETWFLDFKVLPQEAEEENRFLIAQDASERAALLHPGVLSDGQFYSPPESVAGSDEDSEEKQDSEKPIV
- the STARD3NL gene encoding STARD3 N-terminal-like protein isoform X2, encoding MIRVPADAENAHSSSVESCPSLRDVHSINPTQLMARIESYEGREKKGISDVRRTFCLFVTFDLLFITLLWIIELNVKGGIETTLEKEVLHYDYSSSYFDIFLLAVFRFKVLILAYAMCRLRHWWAIALFSQGAFGYVLPIISFILAWIETWFLDFKVLPQEAEEENRFLIAQDASERAALLHPGVLSDGQFYSPPESVAGSDEDSEEKQDSEKPIV
- the STARD3NL gene encoding STARD3 N-terminal-like protein isoform X3, which produces MIRVPADAENAHSSSVESCPSLRDVHSINPTQLMARIESYEGREKKGISDVRRTFCLFVTFDLLFITLLWIIELNVKGGIETTLEKEVLHYDYSSSYFDIFFTTAVTSAFLLAKVIISQLFSQGAFGYVLPIISFILAWIETWFLDFKVLPQEAEEENRFLIAQDASERAALLHPGVLSDGQFYSPPESVAGSDEDSEEKQDSEKPIV